One part of the Asterias amurensis chromosome 11, ASM3211899v1 genome encodes these proteins:
- the LOC139944209 gene encoding GPI inositol-deacylase-like has translation MAAKNKILCFVVVALLALGFYDVFVNVEDNGCSMTYMFEYPSYIATTIDEKIKQRFPQYSLLLYGEGDYIQQSRGFKLKGIPVLFIPGNAGSYRQVRSLGSVALRKAKSRNFHFNYFTIDFNEELTGVYGGTLDKQTEYVHECIKYILGLYKKKKNPPTSVVLVGHSMGGVIARALFTLPRFQRNLVHTIITQATPHTNPVIGADKQLVDFYSKVNKYWKEHRKGARLSDVTVLSVSGGHRDTMVRSGLTSLQNIVAPNRGLSVNSMSIPRVWLSTDHLCVVWCKELVLATKRALFQMVDSQTKQISSDPEYRMRVFRHHFLTHDGSEMLNVDEAKSNSFEGASFELATETIIEPSGKPTHYLFPVEQSDESNNAFAIVAGVSSGEWLFVCEEGNSTACSKGVDISSSARVIPPLKSDIMEALVDLNEYPDAKHVVVKVPSGKQVPVKAEVYNTNQRSVEFTLPGPFSLGDASVAVEMTEPEAVFYSINMVDFNAFHLAYTAKLEPLMCDSNIEQDDSTTLRLHISWAEGQDMFSVAAASDVNKLPLKLPLGWPASNNQTAQLYAYLNPKCRYSIKIVWSLQDKMGQIVRFHANLLPNFVVVVLVYTICFQLRHVSKDQAIDSFNWMQSTYAKPTAVALTINMFRGVVKYDPLDSTYELRSLEDRNISFSVLPMVFFIFGYAILTILASVVETKVALWARFLFMFKGTKADEHQLNQGGPTPWLMYAVLGGIMAMSVATCGTLGLVVLLFLYFFKVVGLKTRIQRLSHCLNIHGAVPEAEIPPPNDTINAETTNHTTTENNDATSPDTDAQAPSEDVTPKKKVDPDAEPKPKDLSPLGVAKEAYNFHLAIMMLLWCLVVLNGPALVVWFKNISHSIHLVNDPSMVISAAVCSIMSVLLDGRYTLPSNRECCKVASWVFHGLSILMVLYTLESTYLLSYFITAVLAILSTLQLF, from the exons ATGGCCGCTAAAAACAAGATCTTGTGCTTCGTCGTTGTGGCGCTTCTGGCGCTGGGTTTCTACGATGTTTTTGTGAATGTTGAAGACAATGGATGCTCCATGACGTACATGTTTGAGTACCCGTCGTATATT gcAACCACAATTGATGAGAAGATCAAGCAGAGGTTTCCTCAGTATTCCCTGTTGCTCTACGGAGAAGGGGACTATATCCAACAATCCAG GGGTTTCAAATTGAAGGGAATACCAGTTCTTTTTATTCCTGGAAATGCTGGAAGCTACAGACAAG TTCGCTCTCTTGGATCTGTGGCTCTGAGGAAAGCCAAGTCTCgtaattttcatttcaattacTTCACCATTGACTTCAATGAGGAACTTACTGGAGTCTACGGAGGCACTCTGGACAAACAAACAG AGTATGTTCATGAATGCATCAAGTATATACTGGGTCTgtacaagaagaagaagaatccaCCGACTAGTGTCGTGCTTGTTGGTCACTCTATG GGTGGTGTGATAGCAAGGGCTCTCTTTACTCTACCACGCTTCCAACGTAATCTGGTGCACACCATTATCACCCAGGCTACACCTCATACAAACCCAGTCATTGGGGCCGACAAGCAGCTGGTTGACTTCTATTCCAAAGTCAATAAG tACTGGAAGGAGCATAGGAAAGGTGCAAGGTTGAGTGATGTGACGGTATTATCTGTTAGTGGCGGACACAGAGACACCATGGTGCGATCTGGACTAACTTCTCTTCAGAATATCGTTGCTCCAAATAGAGGTCTAAGCGTCAAT TCTATGTCCATTCCAAGAGTGTGGTTATCAACTGATCATCTGTGCGTTGTTTG GTGTAAAGAATTGGTTCTGGCCacaaagagggcgctctttCAAATGGTTGACAGTCAGACAAAACAA ATCTCAAGTGACCCTGAGTACCGCATGAGAGTTTTCCGTCACCATTTCCTGACCCATGATGGGAGCGAAATGTTAAATGTAGATGAAGCAAAATCAAACAGCTTTGAAG GGGCTTCCTTTGAGCTTGCAACCGAAACCATCATAGAACCCTCAGGGAAACCCACCCACTACCTCTTTCCAGTGGAACAGTCCGATGAATCCAACAATGCATTTGCAATAGTTGCAGGTGTTAGCTCGGGGGAGTGGCTATTTGTCTGTGAGGAGGGCAATTCCACTGCATGTTCAAAGGGGGTGGATATTTCCTCAAGTGCGAGGGTGATCCCTCCTCTGAAGTCTGACATTATGGAGGCATTGGTTGATTTGAATGAGTATCCTGATGCAAAGCATGTTGTGGTGAAAGTACCGAGTGGAAAACAG GTACCAGTTAAAGCTGAAGTTTATAACACTAATCAGAGAAGTGTAGAGTTCACCTTACCAGGCCCATTCTCATTAG GTGATGCTAGTGTCGCTGTAGAGATGACAGAACCAGAGGCAGTGTTCTACAGCATCAATATGGTAGACTTCAATGCATTCCATCTTGCATACACAGCTAAACTTGAACCACTCATGTGTGACTCCAATATTGAACAAG ATGATAGTACAACGTTACGCCTGCACATCTCATGGGCAGAGGGTCAGGATATGTTCTCTGTTGCCGCTGCCAGCGACGTTAACAAGCTACCACTGAAGCTTCCATTGGGCTGGCCGGCCAGTAACAATCAGACTGCTCAACTCTATGCATACCTCAACCCTAAATGTCGCTATAGTATCAAGATTGTTTGGTCGCTACAGGACAAGATGGGACAG ATCGTCAGGTTCCACGCTAACCTACTTCCCAACTTCGTGGTGGTTGTTCTGGTGTATACGATCTGCTTTCAGCTCAGACATGTGTCAAAAGACC AGGCCATTGACTCCTTCAATTGGATGCAGTCTACCTATGCTAAACCTACTGCTGTGGCGCTTACCATAAACATGTTCCGGGGCGTTGTAAA GTACGACCCGCTTGATTCAACATACGAGCTTCGATCATTAGAGGATAGGAACATCTCCTTCAGCGTTCTACCCATGGTGTTCTTCATCTTTGGCTATGCCATTCTTACCATCTTAGCTTCAGTTGTAGAGACCAAAGTGGCTTTATGGGCACGTTTTCTGTTTATGTTCAAAGG GACAAAGGCTGATGAGCACCAGTTAAACCAAGGTGGTCCCACACCATGGTTGATGTATGCTGTACTAGGTGGCATCATGGCCATGTCTGTAGCCACCTGTGGTACTCTTGGGCTGGTTGTGTTGCTTTTCTTATATTTCTTTAAG GTTGTTGGCTTAAAGACGAGAATTCAAAGACTTAGTCACTGCCTCAATATT CATGGAGCAGTTCCTGAAGCAGAGATCCCACCACCCAACGATACCATCAATGCTGAGACCACAAATCACACCACCACCGAAAACAATGATGCCACATCTCCTGATACTGATGCGCAGGCACCTAGTGAGGATGTCACACCTAAGAAGAAAGTGGACCCAGACGCAGAGCCCAAGCCCAAGGACCTAAGCCCACTAGGCGTGGCCAAAGAGGCCTATAACTTTCACTTAGCCATCATGATGCTGTTGTGGTGTTTGGTTGTGTTGAATGGACCTGCACTAGTTGTATGGTTTAAGAACATCAG
- the LOC139944210 gene encoding uncharacterized protein: protein MDQSMDSDELESGSLTTSSPPLSTPSPQLDRLRPVADYSASLLHLDDTTPHDNNNVCIKTKRSSSLGLKSSSDYQLHIESKPRRASQQDFENNVMPSSGSQSLINFDTGNILKSSYNLTTSQSQGVPTGRHLEGLSHLNPEFNGNDGTTDPNNNETTSEWQYLATQRKPLSLHPIPRKSPYPPWRFSQSRQPPETALDIAFRTMLDYKQPMTLHRPSKADRRMVHYDYLPSIKVISSKDQRRRNDNRNELKQQLQLAEERKRREILEMESDFFQEDDRDDPLQKNIFLPSGEEYEFSEGGLPVATLPVPSQRKERSSSRQSSLNGSYDGRRQSNASHESRRPSFASHDGRRPSDASIDSRRPSNVSLNVNGASYAGNSTLGSKRRHSVNTMVRREKLFTVVSHWPGLQKPSTFFQTPLDEPPNESDSPFEEPRPPSAQSKRSLPNSKTMQKRAKSKGLP from the coding sequence ATGGATCAGTCCATGGACAGTGACGAACTGGAGTCTGGGTCCCTGACTACCTCAAGCCCGCCATTAAGTACGCCCTCCCCACAACTGGACAGACTGAGACCTGTCGCTGACTACAGTGCATCTTTACTCCACTTGGACGATACTACACCCCACGATAACAACAATGTTTGTATTAAAACTAAACGATCATCTAGTCTTGGTCTCAAAAGTTCATCGGACTATCAGTTACACATCGAGTCTAAACCAAGGAGAGCATCACAGCAAGACTTTGAAAACAATGTGATGCCTTCATCTGGTAGTCAAAGCTTAATCAACTTTGATACAGGCAACATCTTGAAGTCATCGTACAACCTGACAACATCACAATCTCAAGGTGTTCCCACAGGAAGGCATCTTGAAGGACTTTCACACCTGAATCCTGAATTCAATGGAAACGATGGAACCACAGACCCCAACAACAATGAAACTACAAGTGAGTGGCAATATCTTGCAACACAGAGAAAACCACTCAGTCTGCATCCCATTCCACGAAAAAGCCCTTATCCACCTTGGCGGTTCAGTCAATCCAGACAGCCTCCAGAGACAGCGCTAGACATCGCATTCAGGACAATGCTCGACTACAAACAACCCATGACCCTCCACAGACCCTCGAAAGCAGACCGCCGAATGGTACACTACGACTACCTACCCAGTATTAAGGTCATCTCCAGCAAGGATCAACGACGACGCAATGATAATCGCAATGAGCTCAAGCAACAACTGCAGCTTGCAGAGGAGCGTAAGCGACGAGAGATCCTGGAAATGGAGTCTGACTTCTTCCAAGAAGACGACAGAGATGACCCCCTGCAGAAGAACATCTTCCTCCCATCTGGAGAAGAGTATGAATTCTCTGAGGGTGGACTTCCAGTTGCTACTCTTCCTGTACCATCCCAAAGAAAAGAAAGATCTTCAAGTCGTCAATCGTCTCTGAACGGTTCTTATGATGGGCGGAGACAGAGTAACGCTTCCCATGAAAGTCGAAGGCCGAGCTTCGCATCCCATGATGGTCGAAGGCCGAGTGATGCTTCAATCGATAGCAGGCGGCCTAGTAATGTATCCCTTAATGTCAATGGAGCTTCGTATGCAGGTAACTCCACCCTAGGATCTAAGCGTCGACACTCTGTGAATACCATGGTCAGAAGAGAGAAACTATTTACAGTGGTGAGCCACTGGCCAGGTCTGCAGAAGCCGTCAACCTTCTTCCAGACGCCTCTTGATGAGCCCCCAAATGAATCTGATTCTCCTTTCGAGGAGCCAAGACCACCAAGTGCTCAGAGCAAAAGATCTCTGCCAAACAGTAAAACCATGCAAAAGAGAGCAAAATCTAAAGGGCTCCCATAA